In one Shinella zoogloeoides genomic region, the following are encoded:
- the galE gene encoding UDP-glucose 4-epimerase GalE has protein sequence MAVLVTGGAGYIGSHMVWALVDAGEEVVVLDRLSTGFRWAVAPEARFYEGDIADAALLAKIFAENRIDAIIHFAGSIIVPESVSDPLSYYENNTVKSRALIAAAVAAKVPHFVFSSTAAVYGTPDGTEPVLETAALRPESPYGSSKLMTEIMLRDTAAAHDFTYTALRYFNVAGADPRGRTGQSTKGATHLIKVASEAALGKRDGMDVYGLDYPTPDGTCIRDYIHVSDLANAHLKALQRMRAGGGSIVANCGYGRGFSVLEVLEQVKAVSGRDFPVRFAERRPGDAVLIVANPSVAMKELDWKPQHDDLSFIVRTALDWEDHLGKRNQR, from the coding sequence ATGGCAGTTCTGGTAACGGGTGGCGCGGGCTATATCGGCAGCCATATGGTGTGGGCGCTCGTCGATGCCGGCGAGGAGGTCGTGGTGCTCGACCGGCTTTCCACAGGCTTCCGCTGGGCGGTGGCGCCCGAGGCGCGCTTCTACGAGGGCGATATCGCCGATGCTGCGCTGCTGGCGAAGATCTTCGCGGAAAACCGCATCGATGCGATCATCCACTTCGCCGGATCGATCATCGTGCCGGAATCGGTGAGTGATCCCCTCTCCTACTACGAGAACAACACGGTTAAGTCACGCGCGCTGATCGCCGCCGCCGTCGCGGCCAAGGTGCCGCATTTCGTCTTCTCCTCCACCGCCGCCGTCTACGGCACGCCGGATGGAACGGAACCTGTGCTCGAGACCGCGGCGCTCCGGCCGGAATCGCCCTATGGCTCCTCCAAGCTGATGACCGAGATCATGCTGCGCGACACCGCCGCCGCGCATGACTTCACCTATACGGCGCTGCGCTATTTCAACGTGGCGGGTGCCGACCCGCGCGGCCGCACCGGCCAATCCACCAAGGGCGCCACGCACCTCATCAAGGTGGCGAGCGAGGCGGCGCTCGGCAAGCGGGACGGCATGGATGTCTACGGCCTCGACTATCCAACGCCCGACGGCACCTGCATCCGCGACTATATCCATGTCAGCGACCTTGCCAATGCGCATCTCAAAGCCCTGCAGCGCATGCGGGCGGGCGGCGGCTCGATCGTCGCCAATTGCGGCTATGGCCGCGGTTTCTCCGTGCTGGAAGTGCTGGAGCAGGTCAAGGCCGTCTCCGGCAGGGATTTTCCCGTGCGCTTTGCCGAGCGCCGGCCGGGCGATGCGGTGCTCATCGTCGCCAATCCCTCCGTCGCCATGAAGGAGCTGGACTGGAAGCCGCAGCATGACGACCTCTCCTTCATCGTGCGCACCGCGCTCGACTGGGAAGATCACCTCGGCAAGCGCAACCAACGCTGA
- a CDS encoding AAA family ATPase: protein MSDRFIVLSGCSGGGKSTLLEELLRRGHAVVEEPGRRIVQQELAAGGSALPWLDLEAFARRAVALALADRAAMRAQSGLVFFDRGLIDAASALEEAGGERVLAALGAEHRYHSRVFLTPPWPEIYAGDPERRHGFDAARAEYERLERAYPMLGYETVILPKVPVAERADFVLARL from the coding sequence ATGTCCGATCGTTTCATCGTGCTCTCCGGCTGCTCCGGCGGCGGAAAATCGACCCTGCTGGAGGAACTGCTTCGGCGCGGCCATGCCGTCGTGGAAGAGCCGGGCCGCCGCATCGTGCAGCAGGAGCTGGCGGCGGGCGGCAGCGCCCTGCCATGGCTGGACCTTGAGGCCTTCGCGCGCCGCGCCGTGGCCCTCGCGCTTGCCGACCGCGCGGCGATGCGCGCCCAGTCCGGCCTCGTCTTCTTCGACCGCGGCCTGATCGACGCCGCATCGGCGCTGGAGGAGGCCGGCGGCGAGCGGGTCCTCGCCGCTCTTGGCGCGGAACACCGCTACCACAGCCGGGTCTTCCTCACGCCGCCCTGGCCGGAGATCTATGCCGGGGATCCCGAGCGCCGGCATGGCTTCGACGCGGCGCGCGCCGAATACGAGCGCCTGGAAAGGGCGTATCCGATGCTCGGCTACGAGACGGTCATCCTGCCGAAAGTGCCGGTGGCCGAGCGTGCGGATTTCGTGCTCGCCCGGCTCTGA
- a CDS encoding pyridoxal phosphate-dependent aminotransferase, which produces MSIVESLSPRSLRAPESGIVEVVNYARGREGLIPLWVGEGDLPTPEFIARAASDALLRGETFYTWQRGIPELRAALSRYYARRFGAVLPAEHFYAVGSGMQAIKLAIEALVSPGDDMVYLTPAWPNFAAAAELSGANPIAVPLDFAGGRWQVDLDRVEAVITPKTRVLFVNTPSNPTGWTATRADLENLLAIARRHDLWIMADEIYALYHYAGGRAPSFLDVMQEGDRIIFVNSFSKNWSMTGWRVGWIVAPPEIGQVLENLIQYSTSGVPQFLQQGAIVALDEGDAFVQANIDKAARNRDVFCDALIATNRVETLKPDGALYAFLKIDGVTDSRRAALDIVDRTNVGLAPGTAFGPGGDLFMRACFLRDPKQVEEAAGRLARYIAAR; this is translated from the coding sequence ATGAGCATCGTCGAAAGCCTCAGCCCCCGCTCGCTTCGGGCGCCGGAGAGCGGGATCGTCGAAGTCGTCAATTATGCGCGCGGGCGCGAAGGGTTGATCCCGCTCTGGGTCGGCGAAGGGGACCTGCCGACGCCGGAGTTCATTGCGCGCGCGGCGTCCGACGCGCTGCTACGGGGCGAGACCTTCTATACATGGCAGCGCGGCATTCCCGAGCTTCGGGCGGCGCTGTCGCGCTATTATGCGCGGCGCTTCGGCGCGGTGCTGCCGGCCGAGCATTTCTATGCGGTCGGCTCGGGCATGCAGGCGATCAAGCTTGCCATCGAGGCGCTCGTCTCGCCGGGCGACGACATGGTCTACCTGACACCGGCCTGGCCGAACTTCGCGGCAGCGGCCGAGCTTTCCGGCGCCAATCCCATTGCCGTGCCGCTCGATTTTGCCGGCGGGCGCTGGCAGGTCGATCTCGACCGCGTCGAGGCGGTGATCACGCCGAAGACGCGCGTACTCTTCGTCAACACGCCGTCGAACCCGACCGGCTGGACGGCGACGCGCGCGGACCTCGAAAACCTGCTCGCCATCGCCCGGCGGCATGACCTCTGGATCATGGCCGACGAGATTTACGCGCTCTATCACTATGCAGGCGGGCGCGCGCCCTCCTTCCTCGACGTCATGCAGGAGGGCGACCGGATCATCTTCGTCAATTCCTTCTCGAAGAACTGGTCAATGACCGGCTGGCGCGTCGGCTGGATCGTCGCGCCTCCGGAAATCGGCCAAGTGCTGGAAAACCTCATCCAGTACTCCACGTCCGGCGTGCCGCAGTTCCTGCAGCAGGGCGCGATCGTGGCGCTCGACGAGGGCGACGCCTTCGTACAGGCGAATATCGACAAGGCGGCGAGGAACCGCGATGTGTTCTGCGATGCGTTGATCGCCACCAACCGGGTGGAGACGCTGAAGCCGGACGGGGCGCTCTACGCGTTCCTGAAGATCGATGGCGTGACGGATTCGCGGCGGGCCGCGCTCGATATCGTCGACCGCACCAATGTCGGGCTTGCACCGGGCACGGCCTTCGGCCCCGGCGGCGATTTGTTCATGCGCGCCTGCTTCTTGCGGGACCCGAAACAGGTGGAAGAGGCGGCCGGCCGGCTCGCCCGCTACATCGCTGCGCGCTGA
- the yacG gene encoding DNA gyrase inhibitor YacG, producing MTDETPKPAAKVAPLRKAVPCPICKRPSAREHYPFCSNRCRDVDLNRWLSGSYAIPVADDEAKAEDDET from the coding sequence ATGACGGACGAGACCCCGAAACCGGCCGCGAAGGTGGCGCCGCTGCGCAAGGCCGTGCCCTGCCCGATCTGCAAGCGCCCCTCGGCGCGCGAGCACTACCCCTTCTGCTCGAACCGCTGCCGCGACGTCGATCTCAACCGCTGGCTCTCCGGCTCCTACGCCATCCCCGTTGCCGACGACGAGGCAAAGGCCGAAGACGACGAGACGTGA
- a CDS encoding Maf-like protein, with product MAQTDKLILASGSPRRVELLAQAGIEPVRLMPMDIDETPKRSEHPRSLARRLSTGKAQAALAAIKGDPAFAGSYILSADTVVSVGRRILPKTEMIDEASSALHLLSGRSHRVFTGVCLITPDRTVRQKVIDTKVRFKRLSTTDIEHYLASGQWRGKAGGYAIQGIAGSFVVKLVGSYTNVVGLPLYETLTLLSGEGFDVHAGWADA from the coding sequence ATGGCGCAGACCGACAAGCTCATCCTCGCCTCCGGCTCGCCGCGCCGCGTCGAACTGCTCGCGCAGGCGGGCATCGAGCCCGTGCGCCTGATGCCGATGGACATCGACGAGACGCCGAAGCGCTCCGAGCATCCGCGCTCGCTGGCGCGGCGCCTGTCGACCGGCAAGGCGCAGGCGGCGCTGGCCGCCATCAAGGGCGATCCCGCCTTTGCAGGCAGCTACATCCTTTCCGCCGACACGGTCGTCTCCGTCGGCCGGCGCATCCTGCCGAAGACCGAGATGATCGACGAGGCATCGAGCGCGCTGCACCTCCTGTCGGGCCGCAGCCACCGCGTCTTCACCGGCGTCTGCCTCATCACGCCTGACCGCACCGTGCGCCAGAAGGTCATCGACACCAAGGTCCGCTTCAAGCGCCTGTCGACCACCGACATCGAGCATTACCTCGCCTCCGGCCAGTGGCGCGGCAAGGCGGGCGGCTATGCCATCCAGGGCATTGCCGGCAGCTTCGTCGTCAAGCTCGTCGGCTCCTACACGAATGTCGTGGGCCTTCCCCTCTACGAGACCCTAACGCTCCTGTCGGGCGAAGGCTTCGACGTGCACGCCGGCTGGGCGGACGCCTGA
- the infA gene encoding translation initiation factor IF-1 produces the protein MAKEEVLEFPGVVTELLPNATFRVKLENEHEIIAHTAGRMRKNRIRVLAGDKVLVEMTPYDLTKGRITYRFK, from the coding sequence ATGGCAAAAGAAGAAGTCCTCGAATTTCCCGGCGTCGTGACGGAACTGCTCCCGAACGCCACCTTCCGCGTCAAGCTCGAAAACGAGCACGAGATCATCGCCCACACCGCGGGCCGCATGCGCAAGAACCGCATCCGCGTTCTCGCCGGCGACAAGGTGCTGGTCGAGATGACCCCGTACGACCTCACCAAGGGTCGCATCACCTACCGCTTCAAGTAA
- a CDS encoding arsenate-mycothiol transferase ArsC, with product MEGVFPSPDKAKSRTPGSVLFMCRMNAVRSPMAETLARSLLPGTYVASAGIRPGERDPFVDAVLGEVGLSLGRHAPHSLDELEDDYFDLIVTLAPEAHHAALELTRSMAVDVMYWPTPDPAAATGTRDQIMHSYREVREHLKLLIEKRLKGPG from the coding sequence ATGGAGGGCGTTTTCCCATCGCCTGACAAAGCCAAGTCACGAACGCCCGGTTCGGTCCTCTTCATGTGCCGCATGAATGCGGTGCGCTCGCCCATGGCCGAGACGCTGGCCCGCAGCCTGCTGCCCGGAACCTATGTCGCTTCCGCCGGCATCCGCCCCGGCGAGCGCGACCCCTTCGTAGATGCCGTTCTCGGCGAAGTCGGCCTGTCGCTCGGCCGGCATGCGCCCCATTCGCTCGACGAGCTGGAGGACGATTATTTCGACCTCATCGTGACGCTGGCCCCCGAGGCGCACCATGCCGCGCTGGAACTCACCCGTTCGATGGCCGTCGATGTCATGTACTGGCCGACGCCCGACCCGGCAGCCGCGACGGGCACGCGCGACCAGATCATGCATTCCTACCGCGAGGTCCGCGAGCACCTGAAGCTCCTCATCGAGAAGCGGCTGAAAGGCCCCGGCTGA
- a CDS encoding UPF0262 family protein: MGTKGSFRLCDVVLDDTIGRATPDVEHERAVAIFDLIEENTFEPIGHAGGPYRLNLSLLDSKLVFVIRTEAGDDVATHILSLTPFRRIVKDYFLICESYYQAIRSATPSQIEAIDMGRRGIHNEGSQTLLDRLSGKIKFDFDTARRLFTLVCVLYWRG, translated from the coding sequence ATGGGCACGAAGGGCAGCTTCCGCCTCTGCGACGTGGTGCTGGACGATACGATCGGCCGTGCCACGCCCGATGTCGAGCACGAGCGCGCGGTTGCCATCTTCGACCTCATCGAGGAAAACACCTTCGAGCCGATCGGCCATGCCGGCGGTCCCTATCGCCTGAACCTGTCCCTTCTCGATTCCAAGCTCGTCTTCGTCATCCGCACGGAAGCCGGCGACGACGTCGCCACGCACATCCTCTCGCTGACACCCTTCCGGCGCATCGTGAAGGACTATTTCCTGATCTGCGAGAGCTACTACCAGGCGATCCGCTCGGCGACGCCCAGCCAGATCGAGGCGATCGACATGGGTCGCCGCGGCATCCACAACGAGGGTTCGCAGACGCTGCTGGACCGGCTTTCGGGCAAGATCAAGTTCGATTTCGACACGGCCCGCCGCCTCTTCACGCTCGTCTGCGTTCTCTACTGGCGCGGGTGA
- the hisD gene encoding histidinol dehydrogenase: protein MAIRLDYQSSDFESRFAAFLTTKREVSEDVNAVVRTIIEDVRARGDAALADYSRKFDGLDFATTSMRVSLEEIDAAFDAVDPKIIAALELAAQRIEKHHARQKPKDDIYQDDIGVGLGSRWTAIDAVGLYVPGGTASYPSSVLMNAVPARVAGVPRLVMVVPAKDGAINPAVLAAARIAGVDEIYRIGGAQAVAALAYGTGTIAPVAKITGPGNAFVAAAKRQVFGTVGIDMIAGPSEVLIIADGDNDPDWLAADLLAQAEHDVGAQSILVTDSVALADAVEAAVERQLKTLARSETAAASWRDFGAVILVPELEKAVPLANRIAAEHLEIATADPDALMPGIRNAGAIFVGRHTPEVIGDYVGGSNHVLPTARSARFSSGLSVLDYMKRTSILRLGPDQLRALGPAAITLAEAEGLGAHARSVAIRLNLET, encoded by the coding sequence TTGGCGATCAGACTTGACTACCAGAGCAGCGATTTCGAAAGCCGGTTCGCTGCCTTCCTGACCACCAAGCGCGAGGTCTCCGAAGACGTCAACGCCGTCGTGCGCACCATCATCGAGGATGTGCGCGCCCGCGGCGACGCGGCGCTGGCCGACTATTCCAGGAAGTTCGACGGCCTCGATTTCGCCACCACCTCCATGCGCGTGTCGCTGGAGGAGATCGACGCCGCCTTCGACGCGGTCGATCCGAAGATCATCGCCGCGCTCGAGCTGGCCGCCCAGCGTATCGAGAAGCACCACGCCCGCCAGAAGCCGAAGGACGACATCTACCAGGACGATATCGGCGTCGGCCTCGGCTCGCGCTGGACGGCGATCGATGCCGTCGGCCTCTACGTGCCCGGCGGCACTGCGAGCTATCCGAGCTCCGTGCTGATGAACGCCGTGCCGGCCCGGGTCGCCGGGGTGCCGCGCCTCGTCATGGTCGTGCCGGCCAAGGACGGCGCGATCAATCCGGCCGTGCTCGCCGCCGCGCGCATTGCCGGCGTCGACGAGATCTACCGCATCGGCGGCGCGCAGGCCGTCGCCGCGCTCGCCTACGGCACCGGGACGATCGCCCCCGTCGCCAAGATCACCGGCCCCGGCAATGCGTTCGTGGCCGCCGCCAAGCGTCAGGTCTTCGGCACCGTCGGCATCGACATGATCGCCGGCCCCTCCGAAGTACTTATCATCGCCGACGGCGACAACGATCCGGACTGGCTCGCTGCCGACCTTCTCGCCCAGGCGGAGCACGATGTCGGCGCCCAGTCGATCCTCGTCACCGACAGCGTGGCGCTTGCCGATGCTGTCGAGGCCGCCGTCGAGCGGCAGCTGAAGACGCTGGCGCGCTCTGAAACCGCCGCCGCCAGCTGGCGCGATTTCGGCGCCGTCATCCTCGTGCCGGAACTCGAAAAGGCCGTGCCGCTGGCAAACCGCATCGCCGCCGAGCACTTGGAGATCGCCACCGCTGATCCCGACGCGCTGATGCCCGGCATCCGCAATGCCGGCGCCATCTTCGTCGGCCGCCACACGCCGGAGGTCATCGGCGACTATGTCGGCGGCTCGAACCACGTCCTGCCGACCGCGCGCTCGGCCCGCTTCTCCTCCGGCCTTTCCGTGCTCGACTACATGAAGCGCACCTCCATCCTGCGCCTCGGGCCCGATCAGCTGCGCGCCCTCGGCCCGGCCGCCATCACGCTTGCCGAGGCCGAAGGGCTCGGCGCGCATGCCCGTTCCGTCGCCATCCGGCTCAACCTGGAGACATAG
- a CDS encoding DUF2948 family protein, which translates to MDSLKLLALDTEDLSVVSAHLQDAVFKTDGLAYDARHHVFSVAVNRFVWEKAGARGKSFERRRAVVAFKRVNAVRSLGIDRKDKDAVFSLLAVNFAQNGEGPDGTLELVLSGNASIALDVECVEVQLADTGGAWETSLKPRHPAV; encoded by the coding sequence ATGGACAGCCTGAAACTGCTTGCCCTCGACACGGAAGACCTTTCCGTCGTCTCGGCCCACCTGCAGGACGCGGTCTTCAAGACCGACGGCCTTGCCTATGACGCCCGCCACCATGTCTTTTCGGTCGCCGTCAATCGCTTCGTCTGGGAAAAGGCGGGCGCGCGCGGCAAGAGCTTCGAGCGCCGCCGCGCCGTCGTCGCCTTCAAGCGCGTCAACGCCGTGCGCTCGCTCGGCATCGACCGCAAGGATAAGGACGCCGTCTTCTCCCTGCTCGCCGTGAACTTCGCCCAGAACGGCGAAGGGCCGGACGGAACGCTGGAACTCGTGCTCTCCGGCAATGCTTCCATCGCGCTCGATGTGGAATGCGTCGAAGTTCAGCTTGCAGATACCGGCGGAGCATGGGAAACCAGCTTGAAGCCCCGCCATCCGGCGGTTTGA
- the murA gene encoding UDP-N-acetylglucosamine 1-carboxyvinyltransferase — protein MDRIRIVGGNELRGVIPISGAKNAALPLMIASLLTDDTLTLENVPHLADVEQLIRILGNHGADISVNGRRERQGEGYSRTVHFTSRNIVDTTAPYELVSKMRASFWVIGPLLAREGKARVSLPGGCAIGTRPVDLFIEALAALGAKIEIDLGYVEATAPEGGLIGARYTFPKVSVGATHVMMMAATLARGTTVIGNAAREPEVQDLAKCLNAMGAKISGAGTATITIKGVTQLSGARHRVLPDRIETGTYAMAVAMTGGDVVLEGTDAALLDTALETIRRSGAEITATESGIRIVRNGGGIKPVDVVTDPFPGFPTDLQAQFMGLMTKSSGISHITETIFENRFMHVQELARLGAKISLSGQTAKIEGVERLRGAPVMATDLRASVSLVIAGLAAEGETMVSRVYHLDRGFERLEEKLTRCGAVVERVSD, from the coding sequence ATGGATCGTATCAGGATTGTAGGCGGCAACGAGCTCCGGGGCGTCATCCCGATCTCCGGCGCCAAGAACGCCGCGCTGCCGCTGATGATCGCGTCGCTCCTCACCGACGACACGCTGACGCTGGAAAACGTGCCGCACCTCGCCGATGTCGAGCAGCTTATCCGCATCCTCGGCAATCACGGCGCCGACATTTCCGTCAACGGCCGCCGCGAGCGCCAGGGCGAGGGCTATTCGCGCACGGTCCACTTCACCTCGCGCAACATCGTCGATACGACCGCGCCCTACGAGCTGGTCTCGAAGATGCGCGCCTCGTTCTGGGTCATCGGACCGCTGCTCGCCCGTGAGGGCAAGGCCCGCGTCTCGCTGCCCGGCGGCTGCGCCATCGGCACGCGCCCAGTCGATCTCTTCATCGAGGCGCTCGCCGCCCTCGGCGCGAAGATCGAGATCGATCTCGGCTATGTCGAGGCGACGGCGCCCGAAGGCGGCCTGATCGGCGCGCGCTACACCTTCCCGAAGGTCTCGGTCGGCGCGACGCATGTCATGATGATGGCGGCGACGCTGGCCCGCGGCACGACGGTCATCGGCAACGCCGCCCGCGAGCCTGAAGTACAGGACCTCGCCAAGTGCCTCAACGCCATGGGCGCGAAGATATCGGGCGCCGGCACGGCGACCATCACCATCAAGGGCGTCACCCAGCTTTCCGGCGCACGCCACCGAGTGCTGCCCGACCGCATCGAGACCGGCACCTATGCCATGGCTGTCGCCATGACCGGCGGCGACGTCGTGCTGGAAGGCACGGATGCGGCGCTGCTCGACACGGCGCTCGAAACGATCCGCCGCTCGGGCGCCGAGATCACCGCCACTGAGAGCGGCATCCGCATCGTGCGCAACGGCGGCGGCATCAAGCCGGTCGACGTGGTGACCGATCCCTTCCCCGGCTTCCCGACGGACCTGCAGGCGCAGTTCATGGGCCTGATGACCAAGTCCAGCGGCATTTCGCACATCACCGAGACGATCTTCGAGAACCGCTTCATGCATGTGCAGGAACTCGCGCGCCTCGGCGCAAAGATCTCGCTCTCCGGCCAGACGGCCAAGATCGAGGGCGTCGAGCGGCTGCGCGGCGCACCGGTCATGGCGACGGACCTGCGCGCTTCCGTCTCGCTCGTCATCGCCGGCCTTGCCGCCGAGGGCGAGACCATGGTCTCGCGCGTCTACCATCTCGACCGCGGCTTCGAACGGCTGGAAGAGAAGCTCACCCGCTGCGGCGCCGTCGTCGAGCGCGTCAGCGACTGA
- a CDS encoding AraC family transcriptional regulator — translation MFDPSSDASKNAHDAVSELLMGMRLRGASYGRLQLSPPFGVRFPAGPEARFHFVARGKVTLRSPGEAQRELGCGDAVLLPRGEPHEIVTGPNVSLRDYESYTRKPLCSDVAAVEACVKETNRENDTLIFTGRMEFELDTLHPLVGLMPQVMSVGALIGRQPELMPLLDAMEREMAEERVGSAGILARLADVIAASIVRGWVECGCGDATGWIEALRDPRLGRVIAALHREPGRSWTLAEMAREMGSSRSVFAKRFVEVTGVTPQRYVLVLRMRLAEQWFRRDKLSIDTAARRLGFGSQAAFARAFKRIVGEPPGKARRKATTGAAENGRTGRKNGAAREI, via the coding sequence ATGTTTGATCCATCGTCCGACGCCTCCAAAAATGCCCATGACGCCGTCAGCGAACTGCTGATGGGCATGCGCCTGCGCGGGGCGAGCTACGGCCGCCTTCAGCTCAGCCCACCCTTCGGCGTCCGCTTTCCCGCGGGGCCGGAAGCCCGCTTCCATTTCGTCGCACGCGGCAAGGTCACGCTGCGCTCGCCGGGGGAAGCCCAGCGTGAGCTCGGGTGCGGCGATGCCGTGCTCCTGCCGCGCGGCGAGCCGCACGAGATCGTCACCGGCCCGAACGTTTCGCTGCGCGACTATGAAAGCTACACGCGCAAGCCGCTCTGCTCGGACGTCGCGGCGGTGGAGGCCTGCGTCAAGGAGACGAACCGGGAGAACGACACGCTGATCTTCACCGGCCGCATGGAGTTCGAGCTCGACACGCTGCACCCGCTGGTCGGCCTCATGCCGCAGGTCATGTCGGTCGGCGCGCTGATCGGCCGCCAGCCGGAACTGATGCCGCTGCTCGACGCTATGGAGCGGGAAATGGCGGAGGAGCGCGTCGGCTCGGCCGGCATCCTCGCGCGCCTTGCCGACGTCATCGCCGCCTCCATCGTGCGCGGCTGGGTGGAATGCGGCTGCGGCGATGCGACCGGCTGGATCGAGGCGCTGCGCGATCCGCGCCTCGGCCGCGTCATCGCCGCCCTCCACCGCGAGCCCGGCCGCAGCTGGACGCTCGCCGAGATGGCGCGCGAGATGGGCAGCTCCCGCTCGGTCTTCGCAAAGCGCTTCGTCGAGGTCACTGGCGTCACCCCGCAACGCTATGTCCTCGTCTTGCGCATGCGTCTTGCCGAACAATGGTTCCGCCGCGACAAGCTGTCGATCGACACCGCCGCCCGCCGCCTCGGCTTCGGCTCCCAAGCCGCCTTCGCCCGCGCCTTCAAACGCATCGTCGGCGAACCGCCGGGAAAAGCGCGCAGAAAGGCGACGACCGGTGCGGCAGAGAATGGAAGAACGGGGAGGAAAAATGGTGCTGCTAGAGAGATTTGA
- a CDS encoding MFS transporter, with protein sequence MTDATIVAPESEADARPAWGAVLAMTLGVFGLVGAEFLPASLLTPMAADLRISEGMAGQAVTATAAVALVTSLVITVITRNLDRRLVLIGLSVLLIFSNLLVAMSSNLAMLLVGRVLLGMALGGFWTLSAATMMRLVPEAYVAKALSVMFLGVSAATVFAAPVGSYVGDIVGWRNVFLGAAVLGAIALVVQLATLPSLPPRGHSRFGTLVEVLARPGVGFAMFAILLVFTGHFAFFTYIRPFLETVTGVGVEGVSAVLLGFGIATFFGNYLGAVLLERSMRLTLSIMPVVMGALALSLSAFGGSLAGDAAMVAFWGLAFGAVPVAWSTWITRAVPDEAESAGGLFVAAINFAIATGAAAGGALFDANGVTSVFVASGVVLFLAALTIVSAVRTRPA encoded by the coding sequence ATGACGGATGCAACAATCGTAGCGCCGGAGAGCGAGGCGGATGCCCGCCCGGCCTGGGGGGCGGTTCTGGCGATGACGCTCGGCGTGTTCGGGCTGGTGGGGGCGGAATTCCTGCCGGCCAGCCTCCTGACGCCGATGGCGGCGGATCTTCGGATTTCCGAAGGCATGGCCGGCCAGGCGGTGACGGCGACGGCCGCCGTGGCGCTGGTGACGAGCCTGGTGATCACCGTGATCACGCGAAATCTCGACCGGCGGCTCGTGCTGATCGGTCTTTCGGTGCTGCTGATCTTTTCCAACCTGCTCGTGGCCATGTCGTCTAACCTCGCCATGCTGCTCGTCGGCCGCGTGCTGCTCGGCATGGCGCTCGGCGGTTTCTGGACGCTGTCGGCGGCGACCATGATGCGGCTGGTGCCGGAAGCCTATGTGGCAAAGGCGCTGTCGGTGATGTTCCTCGGCGTCTCGGCGGCGACGGTCTTCGCGGCGCCGGTCGGAAGCTATGTCGGCGACATCGTCGGCTGGCGGAACGTCTTCCTCGGCGCCGCCGTGCTCGGGGCGATCGCCCTCGTCGTGCAGCTTGCGACGCTGCCCTCGCTGCCGCCGCGCGGCCATTCGCGCTTCGGCACATTGGTCGAGGTGCTGGCGCGGCCGGGTGTCGGCTTCGCCATGTTCGCGATCCTGCTCGTCTTCACCGGCCATTTCGCCTTCTTCACCTATATCAGGCCCTTCCTCGAAACGGTGACGGGGGTCGGCGTCGAGGGCGTGTCGGCCGTGCTGCTCGGCTTCGGCATCGCCACCTTCTTCGGCAATTATCTCGGCGCGGTGCTGCTGGAGCGCTCCATGCGCCTCACCCTGTCGATCATGCCGGTGGTGATGGGCGCGCTTGCGCTCTCGCTCTCGGCCTTCGGCGGCAGCCTTGCCGGCGATGCTGCCATGGTCGCGTTCTGGGGCCTTGCCTTCGGCGCCGTGCCGGTCGCCTGGTCGACCTGGATCACCCGCGCCGTGCCGGACGAGGCCGAAAGCGCCGGCGGCCTCTTTGTCGCGGCGATCAACTTCGCCATCGCGACGGGCGCCGCCGCCGGCGGCGCGCTGTTCGATGCGAACGGCGTGACCAGCGTCTTCGTCGCCAGCGGTGTCGTGCTGTTCCTCGCCGCGCTCACCATCGTCTCGGCGGTGCGCACGCGGCCGGCGTAA